Genomic DNA from Alphaproteobacteria bacterium RIFCSPHIGHO2_01_FULL_41_14:
GTTAATGTTCTTTTGATCTGGATTTGAAACCGCTCCAATGGTGGCACGACATTCAAGAGAAACTAATCTGACTTCGCCAGAGCTAAGCTTAAGGAGCGCCCGCCCGCCATCACGACCCACATACTGAACATAAGACCCAGCAGAACGAGCGATTTGCCCCCCTTTGCCTGGCTTCATTTCCACATTGTGGACAATCGTTCCCATGGGGATACTGGATAAAGGCATGGCATTTCCGGGGCGGACTTCCACCTTCAACCCAGAAAGCAACCGGTCGCCAATGGCCACTTTTTGGGGCGCAATGATATAAGAGAGCACCCCATCATCATACTTTAACAAAGCAATATGACAGGTGCGGTTGGGATCGTACTCGATCCGCTCGACTGTTGCGCCCACATCAAATTTAGACCGTATGAAGTCAATGGTGCGATAGAGCTGCTTATGCCCACCCCCGTGACGACGTGACGTAATACGACCATGATTGTTCCGACCGCCTGTCTTGGTTTGACCCGCAACCAAAGATTTTTCAGGACGTCCCTTCCAAAGACCCGTTCTGTCAACGAGAACCAACTGTCTTGTAGAAGGAGTAACAGGATTAAAACTTTTTAAAGCCATTTCAACTAAATTCCTACGCTAATATCAATCGTTTGACCGG
This window encodes:
- a CDS encoding 50S ribosomal protein L2, whose protein sequence is MALKSFNPVTPSTRQLVLVDRTGLWKGRPEKSLVAGQTKTGGRNNHGRITSRRHGGGHKQLYRTIDFIRSKFDVGATVERIEYDPNRTCHIALLKYDDGVLSYIIAPQKVAIGDRLLSGLKVEVRPGNAMPLSSIPMGTIVHNVEMKPGKGGQIARSAGSYVQYVGRDGGRALLKLSSGEVRLVSLECRATIGAVSNPDQKNINLGKAGRSRWLGRRPSVRGIAMNPVDHPHGGRTNGGRHPVTPWGKHTKGKKTRSNKSTSKWIVSRRKK